The sequence tattttgggatagatttattttgttttgttatggaCATGGAGTTCATTGCTTCATtccaggtgtcgaggaggtaaAGGTTCTGCTTTAGTGCTTTGGAAGAAAGCTTAAGGAATTGACATTCTTATTTGTTTGCATTAATCAGATATGACCCACTCTCAATAACCAACCACTCCCCTTCTTCGTGAGTGAAAAATACGAGAGATACAGGTATCCTCTCATCAACGATTGAAACTAATATGAATAGGTTGGGTCTGAGTTAAATATGATGACCCAAATATAATTCCTAACGTTTTTGGTCCGAGTTAGGTATAATTAGGTTGATATATAGTGCTTCATTCTAACGTAATTAATTATTTAGCcactaaattaataaaaaattgaattttaattccGCTTACACTAAATAGAAACTTATTGATATTTTGGCTTGATTGTAAAGAGTTCACCATAGAATTTACTGATATTTTAGCTTGATAGTAAGAGTTGTCACTAGAAACCCTATACTTgcaacaaaaaactaaataaatttttctcaaacagACATTTAATcccactttaaaaaaaaaattaatgatatttTGGCTGGATTGTAAAGTGTCATCACCACGTAGAAATCCTATATATTTGaaatcacatatatatatatatatatatatataaaagtgggGATCCAAAAAAATACCCTATAGTTTTAAATTTGTgccaaatcaaataaattaagaaagaaaacaaaggtaTAAATAATATCATGAAAGGAAGAGTGCCGAATCAGTAGAAGAAGAGTTTGTTCCAAATTTGTAGAAGCAATAACCTACTACTTCTTTttacaaagaaaacaaaaggtatAAATAGTAACTTGAAAGGAAGAGTGTCAAATTAGTAGAAGAAGAGTTTGTTCCAAATTTGTACAAGCAATTAATAATGCCTCTTGCCTCCCAAAAAGTCAAATCCTCAATCTGTCATACCTTAATAAATCCTTATTTTCACTAATAGGACCACCATGCCTCCTTGATTTATGAAGTTGCAGCTTATTGAATCGATTACttgtttaccaaaaataaaaaataaaaggaatcgATTAAtcttaaaacatattaaaattcctTTTTGACCAGGTGGATGTGACTTTGTAATGAATCATGTCTCCCAAATAATAAAGTGAGGAGGAAAATCCACAGTTCTAAAGCAACCTTCCCGTAAGTTAAGGATCTTTGCCCTGGTTAATTTGGCTTTACAGTAAATTTTCATCTTCCTTGTTCTACAATAAAGTGTTACTTTTCGATGAATAATATAACATGAATCTCAATCAATTTCTGGTAAAGGTCGGACATTGATTTTATGTTTACTattttcaattaaaagaaaacaagaatataaaactaaaacaattATGTGCCGACACACAGacaagaaccaaaaaaaagcaaaagataaAGAGGGAATAACAAAATCGGGAGACTGATCATAAGGAACAGCCAACTTTAGTTGAAGGGCCATTCTCGTATCTTGTCAAGATTAGGTATTCGATTACATGGACCAACATGAAAATGATCCATTCAATTATTATgtcgaaaattcaaaattcatcaATCCTATGTGATAATTGTTTTATATATCGGATTGATATAATACGATCAACGTATCTCTCTGGTTTGTTAGAGTAATGACTTTTATACCAAAGTCTAAAAGGTGAACCTCTAAGTTAAATAAGATACCATTGGATTTCAAAAGGCTAAGttatttatattcattttcCAAACCTAAAGTGTGAATAGTGTTAGGCTACGTGGAacttaattttgtgtttgatatgGTTTGTGACCCAACCCATTTCTGATGCTTAATTCATAAAGTGAAGGCTTCGGTTGATAGGCCAAGTTGGAGGACAGCACCcgcaagaaaaaaatttggccCTATTTTAGCTCATTTTGAACCCGtagtttgggtttttatttgtCACTTCATATTAGGGTTTTATGTATTGATTTATTGTAACTACCACCTTTGTATTTTCTCTCTAACATAATGGAAATACAGCAACTCCGTAGACGTAAGTAAATTGTTGAATGTTGAACCACATAAATATCTTATGTTGCGTGATTGCCTTTGtgtgttatttttctttctatttttgtctctCACAAATCTGAAAATTCAGTTTTCTTCCTAATAAACAGAGTAGTTCAAATCTTATTAGCATTCTGAACATTCAACAATTCAAAGGAAAATTCTAAACATCATATCATATTCAAAGGCGATGCATTTTAGATTAAACAAACTAAACTAACACCAAGGGACTTGAATCAAAACTTCAATAAACTTGTATAAACAACATTAACTGAGTAACAAATTTACAAAGAAGAAATTACAAGCGTGTAGTCATGTACAAATTCTAAATCCTTATGAACTGTGAGAAAATCTCCTAATGAACTAAATAGTACAAGAGATTTgacatttatatataataagagAATGATTTCTGTATATGTAGGTTTCTTAGTAGTAAGTGTTGTCTTCTTCTTGAGAATGAGCTTCTATTTATACTTAAGAATAGACAGTTTGTCACGGTTATTCTTTTCACGTGTCTTCTCATCCTTGAGATTTGACAATTACTAAACACCAGTGTTAGATGGTGCTCTGTAACTGCTTAGAACAGCTTCAATACCACTTTTATTCTTAATTTGCATCTAATTTTCATGGCCTGAAAACTGTTATAAAAACTGCCAtgtatgctttttttttttcattttttgaaggGACTGCCATGAATGCTCTTACGGTCCCGTCTTCGACTTGTTGCATTTAAAccaatgaaagaaaattttaatttaataccAAACccatgtgtatgtatgtgtttatgGTTTGCCTTTGCCAAAGAATTTTCCTTTTGTGCATAAGTAACCGTTGGTGCTTGCTTTTTGGTCAATTGTTGTctgatttaaaaaaaactcGATAAGTAACCGTTGATGCTTTTTTGGTTAATTGTGGTCTGAAATGAAGCAGCTAAATTCTATCGAGAAGCTTTGTTAAAACTCGAAAAGTTGTGACCGACACGCAAATACTTCCCTGTAGCGTAGATCACATACCAACCATGAATCGAAATAGTTTGATTAATGCACCTTGTATTGCACATCACTTATGAGTTACGACTTATGCTGACCATCTTGATGAATAATGAATCTTAAAAGTTGGTGGGCACTGAGTCACTGACCAATTTACTGGCAAATTTAATGAAGCCCCAAAAATAAGAATGCTATTATATGCCTCGCTGTCTGCCTAGATAAGCACACACCATTTTCTTGccttttcaagtttttgtatgaaagaaaaaaatggttttcaaaatttaatgagAACACAAAACTCAAAGTCTAGATCGATGTGGCCACCGACCTCCACATGATTTTTTACTAAGAATTTCCCGTGATGATCACATTCTTGAAAATAACAATGCACATCATTATCGTTATAACGGGATCCAATTGATAGAACGTGTCGCGTATCTAACGCGTCCAGTGGTAACTGGCCACTGGACAGAAGTTGAGTCCATTAAATACATCTAATTACTctttttaattgaattcaatTCACACTTAAGGTAAAATTTTCTTATCGATGGATCATTTTTATCACTTTGCTGGGAGTCTTTTCACTGAATATTggtaaaaattatgtttatggTGGTAATATGTGATttgagacaatttttttttttttaaagataaaaattctactctaagtatatatgtatgtgaaacttcTTCTTAAAAATTTAAACCTTGGTTCTTTCCTCTCACATCTCACAAATACTTATATTTATAGAGTGACTATTATATCAATGATATGCAATAGTATTTGTAGCAAGTTAGTGTAGGGATTGAGAAGAGAGACGTgacattaaatttaaattttccatAATTTGAATATTCATTGCGCGAGATTCGAAACAATGCGGATTTTCTCTTTTGTCTCTCTTTCCCTATTAGTTAAGTGAGACAGAAGTCACAGAATGGGCAAATTTTATTTTCGACGTTATCATCAATTGCCTGTCTAATTGGAACTTGGACACGAGTCGCAAAATCCACCACCGAAGATTGATCGAGAAAATTTGACAATGAAAGTACAGCTACTTCTAATTCTTTCCCAACTACCAGCAGAGTGAAAGCCACTTTTCCTCGATCTTTCCAACTTTGTTCGGTGCCACGACTATTCAATTCAATATGTTCGGTTTTCAATAGTTTCGTGCTACATTTCGTTTGTCACAAAAAAACAAGTTGACCCATCACCAAAGCTCTGTCTTGTAATCCCActattttggggttgaagtgattaaaatattaaataaaaatttacccctttttaaaaaaaaaattacgttaGCAGTTTTCTTAAATCCTTGAATATTGACCAGTGTAGATTGTCGACCAAGTTCTATCCAGAATCCCTTAGATTTTTTACATTATCATAATCTGGTTGGTAAATAAGgattagaaaaattaaacagAGGGCACAACTTGACGTAAAACACTGTTAAAGATAGAGGGCGATCTAGGGAAAAGAATGTGTGTCACAGTGTgataatgtaattttatttttgacagGTGTTTTCCACTGATTTGAATCAGTGTCTATTCACCTGAACCATAATTGATTCAAATGTAGATTAGTAAAGGGATgactaattttcttttctaattggTCCATCAATGCCAGCACCGGGCGGAAATCGGttgtgttaaatattagcattgatacatcatgttgaatatgctagtatggatgcggaagcgaaagcataaagtatagaacacaataacacacgatggttacgtggttcagcctaacggcttacatccacggaggaaaccctataagggctacatcaataatatattagagtgtagtacagatcctgtgttacaatgaattataacatgtgtatatatagtaaactaaaccctagactaatagacttctagtacaagtaggagacttggcttgcactcaaagtagaattaggcttgagcctatactaatgggctaatatatctctaacaccccctctcaaactcaagatggaagcttgatgaaatcttgagatttgataaggttgagaagatcccttgaatgaagtttggctctgtgacggtagtttgaggaaggcaatggtcttgcagtgttgatgcgacttctaacggtggcttgactataccagagagttttgacggcagcagtaggaagccaaaaaaaatgaaCGCAGCGAAAAATAATACCGAGaaagacaaagattgctcttaaatataccataaggacagaaaaccatgACCACAGGAAGGTGGCTCttataccatgttaaatattagcattgatacatcatgttgaatatgctagtatggatgcggaagcgaaagcataaagtatagaacacaataacacacgatggttacgtggttcagcctaacggcttacatccacggaggaaaccctataaaggctacatcaataatatattagagtgtagtacagatcctgtgttacaatgaattataacatatgtatatatagtaaactaaaccctagactaatagacttctagtacaagtaggagacttggcttgcactcaaagtagaattaggcttgggcctatactaatgggctaatatatctctaacaggttggatggaaaaatattttagagaaaataagaagaaaatttttttgaagtgtaTTTGGTTAAGTGaaagggaaggaaaataaataataggacCTAGATGTTTTCTCTCCTAACCtaccaaataaaatttctcctaaaatagagaaaaaactaaaaatagaaaataaaactGGTTAATGAACAAAAATGCCCATATGCACTAGCACATTTCCTTtaccaatcttttttttcttttccttttctgagCACGTTgcctttgccattttttttttcctttcctggTGCCTttgccaaattttctttttctttttctttttctttcgtgGGCTCGTTGCCtctcccatttttttttctttttttcttttcctttcctagACGTTgccttcttccttttcttttttataatttttttgggttgtgagtgtgatagttgtttttttttttttttttaactaaacatgatttttatttagctAAAATACAAAACTGACTCTCTAACTTTCTTtagatttcatttcagtcctctaattttgttttcgttcattttagtcctctaagttttagatttattcaattaaggtctttttattaattgaattttttcaatttaaaaaatttaaagaaaaatttataaaatttaaaaattaaccataacatataataaaagtcgATGAAAAAAcctaattgaataaacttgaaaattagagaactgaaatgaataaaagtaaaattaaaatgtcaGTTCTACATTttaccctttttattttttaataattggatGATAgcttttttttgtcacttttttgttttaattggttatcattttttcactaaaatacatgaataaatttatacaaactcactttttttcattaatCCACTTTTTCATTCCTAACCAAATAAAAACTAGAGAAATTAAATACTTTTCATACTCCCACTTTTCATCATCCCAACATTTTTCAACCTCActccactcctccaaccaatCCCTAAATAACTTTCCCATTAATGTAATCAAATAGTTAACCATTGTTCCTTCCATGTATTTTCGCTTCGACCCAACAAAATTCTCAGCTCATAAAGAAAAATTTCGAACCATAATTagcaaaacaatgaaaaacaagcAAACACCAAATTATAAGGAGTAGAAAAAACTTATCATTTTTCTCCTTGACTTGTATCACATACTCTAATTTAGTTACCACAAACTATTTACAGatcatacttttttttccctttcaaaacaacaaattgaaaacaaaacaagacaaaacctaagatgaaaaacaaaaaagttgcttgtgtttttttcttgtccttctctttgtttcttctttgtttttcttgggtGCTAATTGTATTGATCGAGTATGtaacaaacaaaaagtaaaaaactaattagCGTCACAGATAGTGTCACCTTGCCAAGTCCACACAATGTCTTTCAGTGCAGGCCTAACATCATGCTCACAAAACATAGCATATTCCAAAGTGTCACCAGAAGACTTCGAGAATTCAACAATGGCAACCTCAGGGGCAACCTCGAACACCTCTGCCACAACAGCTAGTTTACCTTTACGCCCTTCCAATTTGCCCTCCATTTTCACCTTGAAATCCTTCACTTTACACACCTTATAGCTCAGCCCCTTCGCCACTGCCTCGATCTTCGAAACGATTGCTTTGGCTGTACATCTCGAGGTGAACATAGACCCCACCTTCCTCTTGTTCTCGAACAAACTCGACAAGTCAAACCCGGAAGACATCGAGGAAATGAACTCGAACGCGTTGAAAAACTTGGGCGTATCGGGTTCCTCTTCAATCTCCTCGATCTCGGCCTTGACCTTGTCAGCATCTAATTGAGTCTGATCATTATGAATCACAGTTTCTTTGATCGGAAAACCTTTGCGAAACCAAGGGACACGCATTATAGCTGGGATCGAGATCCTCCTATCTGGGTCCGTAACAAGGAGTTTCGAAATCAATCGCTTGGAATCGAACGAAAACCACGGTGGAAACTCGTACTCAGCTTTGAAAATCTTGGAATACATTTTCATCAAATTCTCATCTTGAAAAGGAAGAAACCCAGCGAGCAACACATAGAGAACGACCCCACATGACCAAGTGTCAGCCTTCGCTCCATCGTACCCTTTTCTCCTCAACACCTCCGGTGCCACGTAAGCAGGGGTCCCACACTGAGTGTGCAAAAGACCATCGTTTCGTAGCTGTTCAGGTAAAGCAGAGAGACCAAAGTCGGAGACTTTAAGGTTCTCGTTCTCGTCGAGTAAGAGGTTTTCTGGCTTGAGGTCTCGATGTGACACGCCTCTACTGTGACAGAAATCAACGGCGCTGATCAACTGTTGGAAGTATTTGCGAGCTGAATCTTCTTTGAGCTTTCCTTTGGCTACTTTGGCGAAGAGCTCGCCTCCTTTAACGTACTCCATGACAAAGAAAATCTTGGTTTTTGTGGCTAACACTTCTTTGAGCTCCACCACGTTGGGGTGGCGAACTATGCGCATCACTGAGATCTCACGCTTGATTTGCTCCATCAtaccttctttcttcttcacttgctCCTTGTTTATCACTTTGATGGCTACGCTTTCACCTGTGTCGATTTCTTTGCCGTAGTAAACCTTTGCGAAAGTCCCTTTGCCTAAGAACCTTCCCATCTCGTATTTCCCAAACAAAACGTTCCTCTCCTCCATGgattcaaacaaaaacaaaaatacagaTTGTGAATTGGTAATGATACTGGGATTtgcataaaactaaaaaaatttcaaacgtTGCTTTGgtaaaaagaaatgaatttgggatttgggtttatAACACTGAACGAATATGGGGTAAAGGAATCCAGGAAAGAACGGCAGAGATGTAAATTTCGAAGGATTCCATGAAAGGgttttagaggaaaaaaaagaaagtgtgtGTTTGAGGGATTTATTAAGTGATTTTTTTCAAAGGAATTGAGAAAGACGAGGAAGAAGGTTGGCTTGTGACCATTGGATGTTGGAGCACCTGGTATTTTTCGTGGGTGCACATAGATtgaaaataattgtgaaattttttatataggaGAGTGACCAAACGGGAAGAGGACACGTTGGAGGGAGagaaacttttcattttatttatttatttgagtcGACATATAAATTTGGTTGAGATGGTCTACTgacacaaacttttttataattatatcaCAATTTTACCATGTAATTAGTTATAAActgtgaaaataaaatagtgagTTTATGTAACTTTGTGATCTCATTATTTACGAGTTGTAATGTAgtaaaattgttataaaattgtggaaaaattttattaatagacTTACTCaatctttttttgagaaaataaattatttaaatgttaGGTcatctttcatttattttctagtACAGTGAGTTATCTCTGTAGTCTCGTTGTTGAATTGATTGCCCTTCATATATTGATGCACACATGGCAACCGGTAAGTCAGATGGGTCCCGTTAGGCATGATTGGATTTGACCCATAATTCTTGGATTTAAGCGATTACAAAACCTATAATAGTAACGCTATAATAGTAACGACAGACgtgtaaattattttacaattttttttataaattattgatggAGGGAGTGATTATTTCTGTAGTCTCTGTTGTTGAACTGATTGCCCTTCATATATTGATACACACATGGCAATTGGTAAGTCGGATGGGTCTCGTTAAGCATGATTGGATTCGACCCATAATTTTTGGATTAAAGCgattaaaaaacttataatAGTAATGCTATAATAGTAACGACAAAGatattaaactattttacaaaaaaatttataaactattgACATGGTAAGTGATTATTTCTGTAGTCTCTATTGTTGAATTGATTGCCATTCATATATTGATACACACATGGCAATTGGTAAGTCGGATGGCGTTAGGCATGATTGGTTTCGACCCATAATTCTTGGATTAAAGCAAGTACAAAACTTGTAATAGTAATGacagagatacaaactattttacaaaaaaatttacaaactattaatgtggtgagtgattattgataaatgaaaaagtgatattaatgataggtctagatgaaaaccaataagaggttgatcacatcaacattttgtaaaaatattgtaaaatattttgtgactGTAACAATActctttataatatttttacgaAGTGTTaatgtaataaattattactAGTTTTCATCTCGGTTTAGTACTTACATcacatttttaatttctaataacTATCCATCATATCAACtgtttgtaaaaaaatgtttgtaaaTTAATTTGTGACTTTAGCGTTTTCCAATTTCTAACTCTCTatctctattttgtttttgttatttttttataatattagtaaaatattaattttagcatAAAATGCAAAACGAAACCCTTTTTTGGGATGCTTAATGGAGGAGTACAAATGATTAAATGAAGACTAACAAAAACCTTGATTAAATAAGTTTGAAACTTAGAAgacttaattaaattaaagtaGAGTTAGatgtctaaaataaaatttgatcaagtttagaggATGcagtgtgtattttttttttttttaatttctcagtGACAGTACCTTTTTAAATATAAAGAGTTACTTTAGTTTCCACAAAATTTATTGAGTTTATAACAAGTTAGTTAATTGgggagtccaaatcttctgtctcaaTTTTCATGCTCCatcaataaaaacttgccacatgtacatctattttattaaaatccaattttcatccttttcttattttggtttcataaaatataaactcaaACATTCCCTAGCCTCCACCAACATTCGCGGATTCACCAATATTCGCAATCTATTACCCGTGGCGCTAAAGAAGGGTGGTGGGGATGTGttgggtttttattattatttatttttggtaactAGTCGAAGGTGGTGGATGGCTAGCAGAAGGTGGTGATTGGCCATTGATGATATCGGGGATCTCCTAGCATTGACTaaggttggtggtggtggtcggTGGGGGAtggtttgagattttttttatataaaaaattaagaaactaaaataagtaaaggcaaaaaattaaattttaattaaataggtgTGCATATTTATGAAACAtaaagtgaaatagaaaaaatgtgATAGAAGATTCAAATTACTAAAAGAATTAGCATTGCTATTTTAGTTCTGGATGCACTAAAAACTTGAGTTATCTGAGTTGCTATTGCTAAAAGATTTTAACAATAATGAACAGTATGTTGGTAAATATAAGAATTAGAGTTCATTTGTTTGtaaacttattatatattatgttattctctctccaaaaaaaaatttaaaaatctcatTTCTTTTA is a genomic window of Quercus lobata isolate SW786 chromosome 2, ValleyOak3.0 Primary Assembly, whole genome shotgun sequence containing:
- the LOC115974868 gene encoding CBL-interacting serine/threonine-protein kinase 5-like, whose product is MEERNVLFGKYEMGRFLGKGTFAKVYYGKEIDTGESVAIKVINKEQVKKKEGMMEQIKREISVMRIVRHPNVVELKEVLATKTKIFFVMEYVKGGELFAKVAKGKLKEDSARKYFQQLISAVDFCHSRGVSHRDLKPENLLLDENENLKVSDFGLSALPEQLRNDGLLHTQCGTPAYVAPEVLRRKGYDGAKADTWSCGVVLYVLLAGFLPFQDENLMKMYSKIFKAEYEFPPWFSFDSKRLISKLLVTDPDRRISIPAIMRVPWFRKGFPIKETVIHNDQTQLDADKVKAEIEEIEEEPDTPKFFNAFEFISSMSSGFDLSSLFENKRKVGSMFTSRCTAKAIVSKIEAVAKGLSYKVCKVKDFKVKMEGKLEGRKGKLAVVAEVFEVAPEVAIVEFSKSSGDTLEYAMFCEHDVRPALKDIVWTWQGDTICDAN